In Cryptomeria japonica chromosome 5, Sugi_1.0, whole genome shotgun sequence, the genomic window TACCAGGCGGATTATCCAAAACCCCCAAGGAGTCACGCAGGGCATGCTTGCATTTCCCGTGACTACATTTCGCTTTCATCGAAAGCCTtcccaaaaaatgcaaaaatatcttTCCACCTTGATATATAATGATGCGTAATGTCTTTAAACTCTTTCCTTTGTTTCCTTTCATGCCCGATAACTCTAAAATGATGGATGGCGATATACAAGGTTTATCTTACATTATTCTTTTTGCTCTTATTAACTTTCCAACTAGCTCGATAAAATATTAAAGCTTGCTCATTAAATAGAAATTATGTAATGGCTTACATTGATAAGATTTATAAGTTTTATTTAAGTCTTATTTCTTTCAACACTATGAAAGAAAATAATTACATCTACTTAATTATTGAGTTGCCAATTAAAGGgccaataaaataatttatttaattaaaataaaacttgtcaggcaattataattaaatttaataatacatatttatttatatttatatatacgcGACCTATACTTCCTGCGAATATCTGACTGCGATAGTACGTATACGATCAGGTATACGTGCTACCGTACCCAGGTACTCGTATACGATATATCAGttaagtatatatacatatacataaacatatatattaaaaagtAATATTAGTCCGGTCAacttaattaataaataacaaaataatttattaatattaataattaataattatttcagTAAGTGACAAACCTCAGATTCTATGCACTGACCTACCAAGTTAACTGACACACTGGCTAATCAAGGTCTGACAAGATCCACTGAGGTTTACCTGGCTTAGGAAAGGGTTCTCAAATGATATTGAGTTCTTCCATTATTTCACCTCccgacctgatgatactttccctccttttGTAGAGGATGACGGTCTCCTGCATACACTTGGCCCACAAAAATCGGTTAGATCAAATCTTGTCTAGTTCTAACTATTAATAAACTGTGTTAAAAGTGAAACATGATATCACATTGCTAACTGAAATTCCTCAATTTACTAAATCAAAGTACATCAATTTTTTATAGAAAACATAATTATCATTATTCACACATGCATAATCATCTGAACAAATCCATCATTTAAAGCATAAAACTAGGCACATCATACATCATACGAGTATATCAAAATGCACTAGGGTTAACATGTATCAGGACGAAAATACTGCACAAAAtcactagggcacaagtgggatgtaacatatCCTTCCCCTTGTGAATCATCGTCCTCGATGATTTTCAAGTATCATTTAAAACAACTATGAACATAACAATGTTTAACCAGTATTAAAGAAACAAAAGAAGTTTTGTTTTAGCTATTAAAAACATTAAACAGGTGTGGAAATCGCTGATGGATTTCATTATAATCTTCCCAAGTGGCATTGTCCTTAGTGTACTGGTCCCACTGGACATTGCACTGAGTAACTTTTGTGTTACGTAAGCGCTGCTTACGTACCTCGAGTACGCTGATTGGCTCGATCATGACCACCCCTGGGTCTTGTACCTGCAAGGAGTTCCAATCAATCATATGTGCAAAATCTGAAACATACTTTTTCAAATAGGAAACATCAAATACATCATGCAACCAGGCAAGAGCTGGTGGTAGAGCAATCCTGTAGGCAACTGGGTTTACCACTTCCAATACTTCAAAAGGACCAACATATCAAGGAGCTAATTTGGAGGACTTCCCAAATTTTATGCTACTTTTGTTCGGTTTCACCCGTAGAAGCACTTTCTCTCCCACTACAAACTATCTGAGGGTACGTTTTacatctgcataacttttctgtcGATCATTAGCTTCTTCTAATCTTTTTCTGATAAGCTTGACTTTCTCTTCCATTTCTGAGAACATTTCTGGACTGAGGGTTATCCTATCTTCTAGCTTATCCTAGCTCATAAAAGTTCTACACCTCCTTCCATATAGTGCTTCGAAGGGTGCCATCTTAATCGATGATTGGTaggaattgttataggcaaatccAACCAATGGAAGGTATTCCTCCCATTTGTActgttgatccatgcaatacattctcaaGAGGTCTTCTAAAACCTGGTTAACTCTTTCCGTCTGACCATCGATTTTAGGGTGATAGGTTGAGTTTATATTCAACTGAGTTCCCAAGGCTGAAAATAGAGTTTGCCAAAACTTGGATGTCATTCTGGCATCCCTATCTGAGATTATTTTATCTGGTATACCATGCAACCGAAATATCTCATGCAAGAATTTGTAAGCTATAGTATGTGCCCCATCAGATAAGTTGCCTTGTATAAAATGAGCCACCTTGGTTAGTCTATCTACCACCACTAGAATGGCATTATGCTTATTTTTGGACATAGGCAATCCCTAGATGAAGTCCATGCTGATTATCTGCCGTTTCCAGTTGGGTACTGTGTTAGGTTGCAACAAACCTGCTAGGTGTTGATGTTCAACCTTAACTCACTGGCACTCAAAACAGCTAGCCACAAACCTTGCGACGTCATTTTTCATTCCTTTCCAGAAATATAAGGGTCTAATGTCAGCAAGCAATTTAGTTACTCTTGGATGTCCAGAGTAAGGTGTTGAGTGCACTTCTTTCAACACCAATTTTCTCAACTCGGAGGACTTAGGTATATACATCCTACCTTGGTATCTTAAGAGTCCGTCTGATTCAATTTTGAAACCGTCATATCTTGGATCTTGGAAATCTATTTGTAAAGCCTCTTTTACCTGTTGGCAAAATCTATCCCCTCCTAGCAATTGTAGGACATGATTCCAGAAATCTGTGTGCATTGCAGTGATGACATTAATATGGTGTCTACGACTCAGCGCGTCTGCCACTCGGTTTTCCTTACCCTTGATGTagttgatctcaaaatcataacCTGAGATTAATTCTAACCATCGTCTCTATCGTGCGTTAAGGTTAGGTTGAGTGAAAATATATTTCAATCCTTGGTGATCCGACCGAAGCTCAAAGGGCTTGCCTAGCAAATAGTGACACCACATTTGTAGAGCATGTACTATTgttgcgagctcaaggtcatgtgGTGCATAATTTTTGAGCTTCCTGGACTCATAGGCAATTACTTGTCCTCTTTCCATCAAAACTCCACCTAATCCTTCCCTTGAAGCATCAGTTACTACTAAGTATTGGTCATCTGGATCTGGCACTTTTAGAATTGGTGTCGTGGTCAATTTTTCTTTAAGGAGTTCAAACGCCACCTGGCATTTTTCTGACCATTCAAATCTTTTGCCCTTCCTCTGCAATGATGTGATGGGGTGTGTGATGTGTGAGAAGTTCATTATGAACTTTCTGTAGTATCCTGCTAATCTCATGAAGCTTCTAACTTCATGCACATTCCTGGGAGTTGGCCATTCAGAAATGGTTTTAATCTTTGTCAGGTCCATAGCTATCCCTTTGGCTGAAATTATATGCCCTAGGTACACTGCTATCCCTTTGGCTGAAATTATATGCCCTAGGTATTGTACTTATTTTTGGAAGAAGGTACACTTGGATAATTtggcatataatttatttttttgcaatCATTGTACAACAAATCGCAATTGTTGCAAATGTTCTTCATTCCTTGAGTATATCAAAATGTCATCTAAGAACACCAAGACGAACTTGTCGAGGCAGTCATGGAATACACCATTCATTAAATTCATGAAAGCAGTTGGTGCattagtaagtccaaatggcaGAACCATGAACTCATAATGTCTGTAACAAGTTCTGAAGGCAGTCTTATGGATATCTTCATCCTTTAACCTCAACCAATGGTACCCTGATCACAAATCGATCTTGGAAAAGACTGCTGCTCCACGcatttgatcaaataaatcatcaatgcgGGGTAGAGGATATCTATTTTAGATGGTCAATTTATTCAGCATCCTGTAATCTATGCAAAGTCAGAGAGTCCCATCTTTATTTTTAACAAAGATTACTAATGCCCCCCAAGGCGACACACTAGGTCTTATCAATCCCTTATCCAAGAATTCTTGAAGTTGGGCTTTTAACTCCATCAACTTGACCGTTGTCATCCTATAAGGAGCTTTGGATACGGGTGCTGCTTCTGGTATTAATTCGATAGAAAAATCGAATATCCTTTTCGGTGGTAAGCCAGGCAATTCCTCTGGGAATACATCCTAAAAATCTTGGAGGTAAGGATATTTCACATCAAAAGGCTCTTTTGGTTCTTCAACTTCACCAAACTCCTTTTCATGACGATTACAGTTCTCATACATCATCATATCATCCTGATATAGGACATCCTTTACATCCCTGATTTCATCCATTTTAACTGCAAATATCTGACATCCTTTCTTTTCGCTTTGTCTCATCTGCATAGCAAAGAGTTGCTGCAATCTAATTTCCCGTTGCATGCCTCGTAAGAGTGCTTTGTTGCCAAAGTCATCCTGGCATTCTACAAACTTGTCGAAGCAATTTACCCTTGCCCTATGCTGACCCAACCACTTCATTCCTAAGATGACATCATACATGCCTAGTGGTGCTACAAACAAGTCAACTTCAGTAGTGAAGTTTGGAAATTCTACTCTTGCCCCAAACAGGCATTGCTCTACCTAAGCTCTTGACTGGTTGGCGTATTCTACTGTCCATGAATTAGCCATAAAACTAGCTCTCCTAGGAAATCTACTAAGCAGTTTTGGCGAAATGAAATTTTCAGTAGCACCTGTATCAATGAGTATATTAATGGGTATACCATATAAAGTACCTGGAGTTTCTACTAGCATGAACTGGTACTCATCTTGGTGGTTATCAACCACCGCATGGATTCTTTGCTGAAAAACTACCTGTTGAGATGGCAGTGGGTTCCTCTGATGTTGCCCTCCCGATGGTTTAGTTGGGCACTAGTTGGCGTAGTGATTACCACCACAATTAAAACAACCCCCTGGCGGTCCTTTCTTTTCTAGTTTGCTACCATTCCCACCATTGTCCCTCCTCAGTTTATCATAACTCTCACCCTCTCTATGGTTGTTTTGTTGTCCTCCTTGGTgccttttattgtttttattgttgaCTCCATATCTGTCTCCCTTCTTGTTGAAGTTTCGTGACGACTGTCCCCAGTTACTCTTCTTTCTACTTCTATCTTTGATGGAATCGTCCTTACAGAGATTTTGTTCTTGCCTAACAGCTTTCTCATAGGCTTCATCCATAGTAGTCGGAGCTAAAACATCTATTGAACCACCTATTCGGTTGTTTAAGCCCATAATGAACTTTCTGATTTTATACCTTTCATCTACTTGGAAGTGAGGTACATTCTTCAGGAGACGTGTAAATTTTTCCCAGTAAGCATGCACAGAAAGTTGTCCTTATTTCAAATCCTGGAAATCTGTCAATTTTTGCTCAAAGAATAATTGAGGCAGCCATCTTTGTCCGAACACCTCCACAAATTTACTCCAGGTTATGTTGTCTGATCTCAGGCCAAGTTCGGTCTTTTTGTTCTCCCACCAACCGATAGCTTATCCAGTTAGTTGGTAGGCTCCCCAAACAACCTTCATGTTTTCAGTATAATCTCTAATCTCAATGTACTTCTCCATGCTCATAAGCCAGGCTTCAGCAACATCCCCTCCTTTAGCCCCATCATACTGCGGAGGTCTTACTTTCTTCATATCTTTCGATATTACCCCCATAAGCTGCTTTCCCTTAGGGTTCTAGTTACGGTTTTGGGTTTCTTGGAACTCACTCTGAAGAGTGTGCTCCCGCTCAGTAAACTGGTCCCTAAATTGAGACTCAAACTCCATGCTGGGTGCTTTTGTATGGCCACTTACTCCCTGCTCCAAGTCTTGGAGCCTGTTTTGCGTGTTTTGAATCATTTGGATGAGTTTATCTAGTTTATCATTTGATGTTTCCAGGCCTCCAGATTCTCCCCCACCTTCCAGGTGATGAAACATGTTATAGTTCTTGTGACACCTGATATTACAAAAATGCAGTTTTAGTTTTGTCTACCATTCAACATTAAGGGTAAGGgatgaaaacataaataaaataaaataaaaaaataattttaaccaTCTAACCATCCACATATATATCATGAAATGTTTCTAGAAACTGTTGTCAAAAGTAAGCGGGGGAGTTAAAGTTCATTATATACAATGTAACCCTATTAGGGTTACTCTCAAAAATAGTTCGGCTTGGGTTTTTCAATATATACACAAAAGCTCTCTATCTAAGAGCTACTCTCTGATCCTGTGATCTTGCCTCTCAAAGTCGGAAAAGGGTACCAATCGGAACCTAGGTTGAGGTATGCGAACTATTTTCGGTTCCTCAGGTTCAGGATGGATGACAACGGTGTTGTACTTCATTTCTTCAGTTGCAGGCTTAACCGGTTTCGGTGCTTTGTTTGCTAGTATTTTAGTTCGTACTGCTGCCTTGCTGGCAACAGTCCAGGGTCGTCTTTCCTTGACGATTCTTTTTAGGGCATCGGGTAGGGTTTCATCATCAGATGACATGGAGCAGTACGAGTAATCAAAATTGTGATTGATTACCTTCCACAACCGAAGGTAAACCGGGTCACATGCTTGTTTTCTTTTGGTTGTGCGGAACATCCTGGACAATGCCAAGTATTTTGTTTCAGTTTCATTTCAAGTTTTTTTGTTCTTCTTGTGGTGAGCCCAAGGTTCAATGTTGAACCTGGCGCTCTGATACCATGCGTAACATGCTGAAAATTTGaaagaaatttaaattcaaataatctAACCGTTGCAAAAATAGTCGTTAACATAAGCATAGCaagatggatatatatatatatatatatatatatatatatatatatatatatatatatatatatatatatatatatatatatatatatatatatatatatatatatatatatatatatatatatatatatatatatatatatatatatatatatatatatatatatattcaaacaggAAAATGAATAACGATAactaaaagattaagtgcataaaAACTAAAAATTAAGCATACACGTAATATTTGAActaattaactttcatgaaatgaaagaaagataGGGTTTAGAGAGTACTTTTAAACTGATGCTAAATTCTGAACTTCAAACTCTGTCATGATACtggtgaggagggaaagtatcattagggcgCTTTTCCGCCCAACCACGGACTATCTAGTCCCCCGTGCCATATCCTTCTGGACTGGCCCGACCCTTCGCAGGAAGGTAAAGGAATACGAGAACTCAATGCCATCTGAGACTTGGTGTTAGGACCTACGCACTTAGTCAGCCATACACTAAGGGTAACTCCCTACTAGTATGACGCTCTGACTAAGGTTGTATCTGGTGCTAAAGATCAGACTAGTGCATGCATTATGCAACACCACCTTGGCCAACGTTTTACACTGTAAGCACAAGTCTTCGCGTTGTCAATGATCTCACCTTTCTCGACAATAAGTCTAGGTTTAGGGAGTTCAACTGAAATAAAAAAGGGAAACTAGGACCCGATGATTCCAATTGAATAGTGTAATTAACATTGTTGGTCAATGGTTCGGGTTTAAGTAAAACTGAGTAAGCTTGATTAAGGTTTCCGCATTCTTCTAGAACATGAGATTATGCAAGTTTCCGACTCTATACTGAGGGGCCTTGTGGTTATAATTTCTTTCAATTAATTTTGCATTTTAAGGATTCAGTCTATATATCATACATATATTGGTAAGTAGTATTACACCATCATGCTTCCGTACACACACAACCTAGTATGCAAGTACTTATACATATTGTATATGTATGCAAGTAATTATATACACTACATACACCTTATTCGTTAGATGGGAAAAGAATAAAAGTACCAATGAATAAATCCCTTTCTTTCCATAATGGAAATAGAATGGATTGTTCCTATAAGAGACTGATACATTAACTCAGTATTAATATAAAAGAAGATCCATTAGTTCCGTATAAGCAACCCAGATATTTATAGTTTGCCAAAATATGTAATGGGGAAAGCAGGGTTTTGCTGTTCAAGAAGCTATAACATAGTTCCAGCAGAAGATAATGACTATAGCTCCTTAAAGTCTGCCAACTGTTCAAACCCTTGTCTAACATCGGTAGTTTAGATTCTTTTAAACCttcacatttttacatcaaacttAAGAAACCATAGAATAGGTTCTtatacacacatatttatatatattcttaatgtatatacaaatatatatgcatAAGAAACTATGACCACTCCTCACCATAATGGGAATAAAATAAACAGATGCAGTCACAACTACGTAATTCCCCTTACTCTATATATGAAAATAAAAGGCAGCATGGAAGAATAATTACTTCCTAATAGATGTAAACAATACCCATTATGTTTCCTCATTAAAATTGGAGATTCATTAGGTGTCTCGTTTAATTGCATAAGGTTAACCCTCTCCTGAATTTCCAGAACATATTTATTACTGAAATATTAACAGAGTATTAACAGGAGAAATACATGTATGTACTTTCAATT contains:
- the LOC131875736 gene encoding uncharacterized protein LOC131875736, translated to MEEKVKLIRKRLEEANDRQKSYADVKLLEVVNPVAYRIALPPALAWLHDVFDVSYLKKYVSDFAHMIDWNSLQVQDPGVVMIEPISVLEVRKQRLRNTKVTQCNVQWDQYTKDNATWEDYNEIHQRFPHLFNVFNS